One part of the Microbacterium aurugineum genome encodes these proteins:
- a CDS encoding enolase C-terminal domain-like protein, whose protein sequence is MSAVVRLRLLRVSSPLVRPFITAVRQTDRLDVVLVEATDAEGRRGYGEAATSWRVTGESPQSVAAAVAGPLADAVLGRDAGDAGLPGDIARSIWGNAAARSAVECAVADLAAQQREVSLVADLSRAHAVHNSSRTSHVRTDMTLSVGEPQAVATLSEEYVTAGFGCLKLKASAAHDIVAALRAVRAAVGPHITLRIDANQAWDAETAIRVIRTAEDADLGLELVEQPVAAHDLDALAAVTAAVDTPIMADESVRTAEDVRVIADRGAAALVNIKLAKTGGPAEAIAAAEAAREAGLGVVIGCMMESHVGVSAAAHLAAAVAPDVVHDLDAASWLRRSPVVGGVAPSGEVLTLGAGTGLGILGLASDAQTDILLDLDRDLDRDLGRGAEVRV, encoded by the coding sequence ATGAGCGCCGTGGTGCGTCTGCGCCTGCTCCGGGTGTCGTCCCCGCTGGTGCGCCCGTTCATCACGGCCGTGCGGCAGACGGACCGTCTCGACGTCGTGCTGGTCGAGGCGACCGATGCGGAGGGGCGCCGAGGATACGGGGAAGCCGCCACGAGCTGGCGTGTCACGGGGGAGAGTCCGCAGAGCGTCGCCGCCGCGGTCGCAGGTCCGCTCGCCGACGCCGTGCTCGGTCGCGATGCCGGCGACGCCGGGCTCCCGGGGGACATCGCGCGGTCGATCTGGGGCAATGCGGCCGCCCGCAGCGCTGTCGAGTGCGCGGTCGCCGATCTCGCCGCCCAGCAGCGGGAGGTCTCGCTCGTGGCCGACCTGTCTCGCGCGCACGCGGTGCACAACTCCTCACGAACGTCGCACGTCCGCACCGACATGACCCTGTCCGTGGGAGAGCCGCAGGCGGTGGCGACGCTTTCTGAGGAGTACGTCACCGCAGGCTTCGGCTGCCTCAAGCTCAAGGCCTCGGCCGCGCACGACATCGTGGCCGCGCTACGGGCCGTCCGTGCGGCTGTCGGGCCCCACATCACCCTGCGCATCGACGCGAACCAGGCCTGGGACGCCGAGACCGCGATCCGCGTGATCCGTACCGCCGAGGACGCGGATCTCGGGCTCGAACTCGTCGAGCAGCCGGTCGCCGCCCACGACCTCGACGCGCTCGCCGCGGTGACGGCGGCCGTCGACACCCCGATCATGGCGGACGAGTCGGTGCGGACGGCCGAGGACGTGCGCGTGATCGCCGATCGGGGAGCCGCCGCCCTCGTGAACATCAAGCTCGCCAAGACGGGCGGTCCGGCCGAGGCGATCGCTGCCGCGGAGGCCGCACGAGAGGCGGGGCTGGGGGTCGTGATCGGCTGCATGATGGAGTCCCACGTCGGAGTGAGTGCCGCAGCCCACCTCGCAGCGGCCGTCGCCCCCGATGTCGTGCACGACCTGGACGCGGCGTCCTGGCTGCGTCGCTCGCCCGTGGTGGGTGGGGTCGCCCCGTCCGGTGAGGTGCTGACGCTCGGGGCGGGCACGGGGCTGGGCATCCTGGGGCTCGCATCCGACGCACAGACCGACATCCTCCTCGACCTCGACCGCGACCTCGATCGCGACCTCGGCCGCGGTGCGGAGGTGCGCGTATGA
- a CDS encoding ABC transporter ATP-binding protein, whose amino-acid sequence MSITEPVLSISGLAVAFRTGSELVTAISDVNIDIAAGETVAVVGESGSGKSTTAAAVNRLLPENGSITAGSIRFDGRELTDLPENAMISLRGAGIGLVPQDPMSNLNPLMRVGEQIGEALEVHGHTHGEATKARVVELLEMVGIADAAQRAHQYPHEFSGGMRQRVLIAMGLACKPRLLIADEPTSALDVTVQRRILDQLDTLTDELGTAVFLITHDLALAAERADRIVVMFRGRVVEEGTSAQVLGAPQHEYTKQLLAAAPSLASRRDALPQREAATGTPFVEIRGLRKEFALRAPKAGEPQTFTAVDGVSFEIRRGTTVSIVGESGSGKSTTANMVLGLEDATSGSILFDGLDLTTLRRKELFALRRRVQPVFQNPYASLDPRYTVEQSIAEPLRVHRIGTTASRKARVLELLEQVALPAAMAERLPHELSGGQRQRVAIARALALEPELVVLDEAVSALDVLVQAQILDLLADLQKRLGLSYLFISHDLAVVRMISDEVHVMQRGVVVESGTPERIFDDPQHPYTRELLAAIPGASLAS is encoded by the coding sequence ATGAGCATCACCGAGCCCGTGCTGAGCATCAGCGGTCTCGCCGTCGCCTTCCGGACCGGTTCCGAGCTGGTCACCGCGATCAGCGACGTCAACATCGACATCGCCGCCGGTGAGACCGTCGCGGTCGTGGGCGAGTCGGGATCGGGCAAGTCGACCACCGCCGCGGCCGTCAACCGCCTGCTGCCGGAGAACGGCTCGATCACGGCCGGGAGCATCCGCTTCGACGGGCGCGAGTTGACCGATCTGCCCGAGAACGCGATGATCTCGCTGCGCGGCGCGGGGATCGGTCTCGTGCCGCAGGATCCGATGTCGAACCTCAACCCGCTCATGCGTGTGGGCGAGCAGATCGGCGAGGCCCTCGAGGTGCACGGTCACACCCACGGAGAGGCCACGAAGGCCCGGGTCGTCGAGCTTCTGGAGATGGTGGGGATCGCGGACGCCGCCCAGCGCGCTCACCAGTACCCGCACGAGTTCTCCGGAGGTATGCGGCAGCGCGTGCTGATCGCGATGGGCCTCGCCTGCAAGCCGCGCCTGCTCATCGCCGACGAGCCCACCTCCGCTCTCGACGTGACGGTCCAGCGGCGCATCCTCGACCAGCTCGACACGCTCACGGATGAGCTCGGCACCGCGGTCTTCCTGATCACCCACGACCTGGCCCTCGCCGCCGAGCGCGCCGACCGCATCGTCGTCATGTTCCGTGGCCGGGTGGTGGAGGAGGGGACGTCCGCCCAGGTCCTCGGCGCCCCGCAGCACGAGTACACCAAGCAACTGCTCGCCGCGGCGCCCAGCCTCGCGTCCCGCCGGGATGCCCTGCCGCAGCGCGAGGCCGCCACGGGCACTCCGTTCGTGGAGATCCGTGGCCTCCGCAAGGAGTTCGCACTCCGCGCTCCCAAAGCGGGGGAACCGCAGACGTTCACCGCGGTCGACGGGGTGAGCTTCGAGATCCGGCGGGGCACCACGGTGTCGATCGTGGGGGAGTCGGGGTCCGGCAAGTCGACCACCGCGAACATGGTGCTCGGGCTCGAAGACGCCACGTCGGGATCGATCCTGTTCGACGGGCTCGACCTGACCACTCTCCGTCGCAAGGAGCTGTTCGCCCTGCGCCGTCGGGTGCAGCCCGTCTTCCAGAACCCCTACGCCTCACTCGACCCCCGCTACACCGTCGAGCAGTCGATCGCCGAGCCGCTGCGTGTCCACCGCATCGGCACGACGGCGTCCCGCAAGGCACGGGTGCTCGAGCTGCTGGAACAGGTCGCCCTCCCCGCGGCGATGGCCGAGCGTCTGCCCCACGAGCTGTCGGGCGGACAGCGTCAGCGCGTCGCGATCGCCCGCGCCCTGGCGCTCGAGCCCGAACTCGTGGTGCTCGACGAAGCGGTGTCGGCGCTCGACGTGCTGGTGCAGGCGCAGATCCTCGATCTGCTCGCCGACCTGCAGAAGCGCCTGGGCCTGAGCTACCTGTTCATCAGCCACGATCTCGCCGTCGTGCGGATGATCTCCGACGAGGTGCACGTCATGCAGCGCGGTGTCGTGGTGGAGAGCGGCACGCCGGAGCGCATCTTCGACGACCCGCAGCATCCGTACACGCGGGAACTGCTCGCCGCGATCCCCGGGGCGTCGCTGGCGTCCTGA
- a CDS encoding anhydro-N-acetylmuramic acid kinase, which produces MRVLGLISGTSHDGIDAAVVDFTTSGGFTAHGVDLRGTVLAAMSVPYTPELRSRLIAALPPAQTTLAEVAELDTLIGQAFADVAADIAAEVGGIDAVCSHGQTVYHWVDGAHARGTLQIGQPAWIAEKVGAPVVSDIRIRDITVGGHGAPLVSFLDELLLRSRAGVSAALNLGGISNMTVVRQDGLVAYDIGPANALVDAVIVEHDLNPLGYDDDAAIARTGQVDETLLAALLEDPYYALTPPKSTGKEHFHLGYVHEHLAAQGREIAVADVVRTLTELTVRTVARDVEAAGIGFLAVSGGGCRNPLILDGLRAALPATEVVLADELGAAADSKEAILLALIGWSTMHGVPAIVPGGTGAREPRILGTITPGVGPLQMPEPVAAIDSLVLTEAATS; this is translated from the coding sequence ATGCGCGTCCTCGGACTGATCTCCGGCACCTCGCACGACGGGATCGATGCCGCCGTCGTCGACTTCACGACCAGTGGCGGCTTCACCGCGCACGGCGTGGACCTGCGCGGCACGGTGCTCGCGGCGATGAGTGTGCCGTATACCCCCGAACTGCGGTCGCGGCTGATCGCGGCGCTGCCGCCGGCGCAGACGACGCTCGCCGAAGTCGCGGAGCTCGACACGCTCATCGGTCAGGCATTCGCCGACGTCGCGGCCGACATCGCCGCAGAAGTGGGGGGCATCGACGCGGTCTGCTCGCACGGACAGACCGTGTACCACTGGGTCGACGGCGCGCACGCGCGGGGCACCCTGCAGATCGGGCAGCCCGCCTGGATCGCGGAGAAGGTGGGTGCCCCCGTGGTCTCCGACATCCGCATCCGCGACATCACCGTCGGTGGCCACGGTGCGCCGCTGGTGTCGTTCCTCGATGAGCTGCTGCTGCGCTCACGCGCCGGGGTGTCCGCCGCCCTGAACCTGGGCGGCATCTCGAACATGACGGTGGTGCGGCAGGACGGCCTGGTCGCCTACGACATCGGCCCCGCGAACGCACTCGTCGACGCGGTCATCGTGGAGCACGACCTCAACCCGCTCGGCTACGACGACGACGCCGCGATCGCCCGCACCGGGCAGGTCGACGAGACGCTGCTGGCCGCTCTGCTCGAAGACCCCTACTACGCGCTCACCCCGCCCAAGAGCACGGGCAAGGAACACTTCCACCTCGGCTACGTGCACGAGCACCTCGCCGCGCAGGGGCGCGAGATCGCGGTGGCGGATGTCGTGCGGACACTGACCGAGCTCACCGTCCGCACGGTCGCACGCGACGTGGAGGCCGCGGGCATCGGGTTCCTCGCCGTGTCGGGCGGCGGCTGCCGCAACCCGCTGATCCTCGATGGACTGCGCGCCGCCCTGCCCGCGACCGAGGTCGTGCTGGCCGACGAACTGGGGGCTGCGGCCGACAGCAAGGAGGCGATCCTCCTCGCCCTGATCGGCTGGTCCACGATGCACGGCGTCCCCGCGATCGTCCCGGGCGGCACCGGTGCTCGCGAGCCGCGCATCCTGGGCACGATCACCCCGGGCGTCGGTCCGCTGCAGATGCCGGAACCCGTCGCCGCCATCGACTCCCTCGTGCTCACGGAGGCCGCGACATCGTGA
- a CDS encoding YdeI/OmpD-associated family protein yields MGALEDGERIRAADAVAWRTWLQENHERTTGVWLLSVRGAADGVEYEDAVRHALCFGWIDGPVRVFGEGTDERAVGQWFSPRRPGSGWAATNKARIAELEAEGLLAPAGIRALETAKANGSWTVLDGPEAGIEPDEFAAALDAVPVARENWDAFPKSVKKFGLTHIAMAKRPETRSARIAKIVADAAEGKRP; encoded by the coding sequence ATGGGCGCACTGGAAGACGGCGAGCGGATTCGGGCGGCCGATGCGGTCGCCTGGCGCACCTGGCTCCAGGAGAACCACGAGCGGACCACGGGCGTCTGGCTGTTGAGCGTGCGGGGTGCCGCCGACGGTGTCGAGTACGAGGACGCCGTGCGGCATGCGCTCTGCTTCGGATGGATCGACGGCCCGGTGCGCGTGTTCGGCGAGGGAACGGACGAGCGCGCCGTCGGACAGTGGTTCTCGCCTCGCCGTCCCGGCAGCGGATGGGCGGCGACGAACAAGGCTCGGATCGCGGAACTCGAGGCGGAGGGGCTGCTCGCCCCGGCCGGGATCCGTGCGCTGGAGACGGCGAAGGCGAACGGCTCCTGGACCGTGCTCGACGGCCCCGAGGCCGGGATCGAGCCGGACGAGTTCGCCGCCGCCCTCGATGCCGTCCCCGTTGCGCGCGAGAACTGGGACGCGTTCCCGAAGTCGGTGAAGAAGTTCGGTCTCACGCACATCGCGATGGCCAAGCGCCCGGAGACCCGGTCGGCCCGCATCGCCAAGATCGTGGCGGATGCCGCGGAGGGGAAGCGACCATGA
- a CDS encoding GNAT family N-acetyltransferase, producing MTLQVRPATPDDLSGVLEVFLACWRESYRGVLPDAAIDAMTDARAETLWRRVLSDPVGIVLVAERDGGIVGITRYAATSNTDGRIDGAVHSLYVSPRAHGGGIGGALLTWATAELREAGAEAATLWVFAANAPSIGFYEAKGWHPDGATRTQPEFGEPEQRMRKEWT from the coding sequence GTGACCCTCCAGGTGCGCCCCGCCACCCCGGACGACCTGTCCGGGGTGCTCGAGGTGTTCCTCGCCTGCTGGCGGGAGAGCTACCGTGGCGTCCTCCCCGATGCGGCGATCGACGCCATGACCGACGCGCGCGCGGAGACGCTGTGGCGGCGGGTGCTCTCCGACCCGGTGGGCATCGTGCTCGTGGCCGAGCGGGACGGCGGGATCGTCGGGATCACCCGGTACGCGGCGACGTCGAACACCGACGGGCGGATCGACGGGGCCGTGCACTCCCTGTATGTGTCGCCGCGTGCTCACGGCGGCGGCATCGGCGGAGCGTTGCTGACGTGGGCGACGGCAGAGCTGCGGGAGGCCGGGGCCGAAGCCGCGACACTGTGGGTGTTCGCAGCGAATGCGCCGTCGATCGGTTTCTACGAGGCGAAGGGCTGGCATCCGGATGGGGCCACCCGCACGCAGCCGGAGTTCGGCGAGCCCGAGCAGCGCATGCGCAAGGAGTGGACATGA
- the murQ gene encoding N-acetylmuramic acid 6-phosphate etherase, translated as MTREDLGGLATEASDPRYAELDLMSVAELAQTMNEADATVPAAVQRALPQIVPAIEETAARMAQGGRLVYVGAGTPGRIGVLDASECPPTFSTPPELVFAIMAGGPGAIVNPVEGAEDDADAGAAAIDAAGIGPLDTVIGIASSGRTPYVIAAVRRARELGALSIGLSCNVGTALSAAAEHGIEVEVGPEVLSGSTRLKSGTAQKLVLNMFSTISMVRNGKAYGNLMVDVKATNHKLRERAIRMVQTIAAVDRDAALAALESAAYDVKLASIMIRRGEDLPAATARLHAADGRLRTALEEN; from the coding sequence ATGACCCGGGAGGATCTCGGCGGGCTGGCCACGGAAGCCAGCGATCCGCGCTATGCGGAACTCGACCTGATGAGCGTGGCGGAACTCGCGCAGACCATGAACGAGGCGGACGCCACCGTGCCCGCCGCGGTGCAGCGCGCCCTGCCGCAGATCGTGCCCGCCATCGAGGAGACGGCCGCTCGCATGGCGCAGGGTGGCCGCCTGGTCTACGTCGGCGCGGGAACCCCCGGACGCATCGGTGTGCTCGACGCCTCGGAGTGCCCGCCCACGTTCAGCACGCCGCCGGAGCTCGTCTTCGCGATCATGGCCGGGGGCCCCGGCGCGATCGTGAACCCCGTCGAGGGTGCGGAGGATGACGCGGACGCGGGTGCTGCAGCGATCGACGCGGCCGGCATCGGTCCGCTCGACACCGTGATCGGCATCGCCTCCAGCGGACGCACGCCCTATGTGATCGCGGCCGTCCGCCGTGCGCGCGAGCTCGGAGCGCTCAGCATCGGTCTCTCGTGCAATGTCGGCACCGCGCTCAGTGCCGCGGCGGAGCACGGGATCGAGGTCGAGGTCGGCCCCGAGGTGCTCTCCGGCTCGACGCGGCTCAAGTCGGGCACGGCCCAGAAGCTCGTGCTGAACATGTTCTCGACCATCTCGATGGTGCGAAACGGCAAGGCGTACGGCAACCTGATGGTGGATGTGAAGGCCACCAACCACAAGCTGCGTGAGCGGGCCATCCGGATGGTGCAGACCATCGCGGCGGTCGACCGGGACGCGGCGCTGGCCGCTCTGGAATCGGCCGCCTACGACGTGAAGCTCGCGTCGATCATGATCCGCCGCGGGGAGGATCTCCCGGCGGCGACCGCACGACTGCATGCCGCCGACGGCCGGCTGCGCACCGCACTGGAGGAGAACTGA
- a CDS encoding HAD-IIA family hydrolase yields the protein MAQRDDIECWLTDMDGVLVHENDAIPGASELLAGWESAGIPYLVLTNNSIFTARDLSARLRISGLHVPEERIWTSALATADFLKQQLPGGSAFVIGEAGILTALHDAGFIMTETNPDFVVVGETRNYSFEAITKAIRLIIGGARFIVTNPDATGPSTDGPLPATGAIAALITKATGKEPYVVGKPNPMMFRSALNKIGAHSKRTGMIGDRMDTDVVAGIEAGLHTVLVLTGISDQAEVEKYPFRPDEIVQSVADLLPRITETIPTVKTKK from the coding sequence ATGGCACAACGTGACGACATCGAATGCTGGCTCACCGACATGGACGGTGTGCTCGTCCATGAGAACGACGCCATTCCCGGGGCGTCCGAACTGCTCGCCGGGTGGGAGAGCGCAGGCATCCCGTACCTGGTGCTCACCAACAACTCGATCTTCACCGCGCGCGACCTGTCGGCACGCCTCCGCATCAGCGGACTGCACGTACCCGAGGAGCGCATCTGGACCTCGGCCCTCGCCACCGCCGACTTCCTGAAGCAGCAGCTGCCCGGTGGCTCGGCGTTCGTGATCGGCGAGGCCGGCATCCTCACCGCCCTGCACGACGCCGGCTTCATCATGACCGAGACGAACCCCGACTTCGTGGTCGTCGGCGAGACGCGCAACTACTCGTTCGAGGCGATCACGAAGGCGATCCGCCTCATCATCGGCGGCGCGCGGTTCATCGTCACGAACCCGGATGCCACGGGTCCGAGCACCGACGGGCCGCTCCCGGCCACCGGTGCGATCGCGGCCCTCATCACCAAGGCCACCGGCAAGGAGCCCTACGTGGTCGGCAAGCCGAACCCGATGATGTTCCGGTCGGCGCTGAACAAGATCGGCGCGCACTCGAAGCGCACCGGCATGATCGGCGACCGGATGGACACCGACGTCGTGGCCGGCATCGAGGCGGGCCTGCACACCGTCCTGGTCCTCACCGGGATCAGCGACCAGGCCGAGGTCGAGAAGTACCCGTTCCGCCCCGATGAGATCGTGCAGTCCGTGGCCGACCTGCTGCCGCGGATCACCGAGACGATCCCGACGGTGAAGACGAAGAAGTAG
- a CDS encoding serine hydrolase domain-containing protein — MTAAAAVAAVLGMESAPRGVVAGVVTEAGREVAASGLADLAGTPMTTETAFDIASVSKVAATTTAILRLVSRGDLRFDDPVDRFVSGTACAPGTTVRHLLQHRAGLWEWQPLYLDREHAGDPDAAADAIPLRYALDDARHYSDLGFMLLGRIVAAVTGLPLDAAVRELVTAPLGLDRTAYGPAGRPVASSAIGDVAERRMVATGEPYPILTAARDFTWREEEITGVVNDGNCFHALGGVSGHAGLFSTATDLLTLGAALAAPERHPALWGPDDVAELFRDGPDAGQALGWRSDTVAVAGRPTRVLWHPGFTGCALGIVPNTGTAAVLLSTRLFAPEPAPTEALWRTVLPALLDDNEGTRTS; from the coding sequence ATGACCGCCGCCGCCGCCGTCGCCGCCGTCCTCGGGATGGAGTCCGCCCCGCGCGGAGTCGTCGCGGGCGTCGTGACCGAGGCGGGACGTGAGGTCGCGGCCAGCGGCCTGGCCGACCTCGCCGGAACCCCGATGACCACCGAGACCGCGTTCGACATCGCCTCGGTCTCGAAGGTCGCGGCGACGACGACAGCGATCCTCAGACTGGTCAGCCGGGGCGACCTGCGCTTCGATGATCCGGTCGACCGCTTCGTCTCCGGGACCGCGTGCGCTCCGGGAACGACCGTGCGCCACCTCCTGCAGCACCGCGCCGGCCTGTGGGAGTGGCAGCCTCTCTACCTCGACCGTGAGCACGCCGGCGACCCCGACGCCGCGGCGGACGCGATCCCGCTGCGATACGCCCTCGACGACGCCCGCCACTACTCCGACCTCGGCTTCATGCTCCTGGGCCGCATCGTCGCGGCGGTCACCGGGTTGCCTCTGGACGCCGCCGTCCGCGAGCTCGTCACCGCGCCCCTCGGCCTGGATCGCACGGCATACGGACCCGCCGGTCGGCCCGTCGCCTCGTCCGCGATCGGTGACGTCGCCGAACGCCGCATGGTCGCCACGGGGGAGCCCTACCCGATCCTCACCGCGGCGCGGGACTTCACCTGGCGCGAGGAGGAGATCACCGGCGTCGTGAACGACGGCAACTGCTTCCATGCTCTCGGTGGCGTCTCCGGCCACGCGGGGCTGTTCAGCACCGCGACCGACCTGCTGACCTTGGGGGCGGCGCTCGCCGCGCCCGAGCGCCATCCCGCGCTGTGGGGCCCGGACGACGTCGCCGAGCTCTTCCGCGACGGACCGGATGCCGGACAGGCGCTGGGGTGGCGCAGCGACACGGTCGCCGTCGCCGGCCGGCCGACCCGCGTGCTCTGGCACCCCGGCTTCACGGGCTGTGCCCTCGGGATCGTCCCGAACACCGGCACCGCCGCGGTGCTGCTGAGCACCCGCCTCTTCGCCCCCGAACCCGCACCGACCGAGGCGCTCTGGCGCACGGTGCTCCCCGCCCTCCTGGACGACAACGAAGGAACGAGAACATCATGA
- a CDS encoding ABC transporter permease, with translation MTDISQTPTLAPGGGRSMERVRLLLRSRSGLTGLIIVVLLAVLSLVSAFGLLPFDPLAQDPPSRLQPPSAVHWFGTDQFGRDVFSRVAAGVANSALISVVAVAFATVVGTVCGLIAGFYRGISDGAITAVTNVLFAFPPLLLALSLASVFDRNWFTIAVAIAIVYVPIFIRVTRGPVLSLREVEYVKAAKSTGQSRMATMFRHVLPNITSIIIVQVTLSLSWAVLTEASLSFLGLGTPPPAPSLGSMIFEARTLVTIAPWTMIAPGVIVVLLVVGLNLLGDGLRDSLDPRNRGKR, from the coding sequence ATGACCGACATCTCTCAGACTCCGACCCTCGCCCCCGGCGGCGGGCGCAGCATGGAGCGCGTGCGTCTCCTGCTGCGCAGTCGCAGTGGACTCACGGGCCTCATCATCGTCGTCCTGCTCGCGGTGCTGAGCCTCGTCTCGGCGTTCGGGCTGCTGCCGTTCGACCCGCTTGCGCAGGATCCGCCGTCCCGCCTGCAGCCGCCGTCCGCCGTGCACTGGTTCGGCACCGATCAGTTCGGTCGCGACGTGTTCTCCCGCGTGGCCGCCGGTGTCGCCAACTCGGCGCTGATCTCGGTGGTCGCGGTGGCCTTCGCCACCGTCGTCGGAACCGTGTGCGGACTCATCGCCGGCTTCTACCGCGGCATCTCCGACGGCGCGATCACGGCGGTCACCAACGTGCTGTTCGCGTTCCCTCCGCTGCTGCTGGCCCTGTCGCTCGCGTCGGTGTTCGACCGCAACTGGTTCACCATCGCCGTGGCCATCGCGATCGTGTACGTGCCGATCTTCATCCGCGTCACCCGCGGACCCGTGCTGTCGCTGCGCGAGGTCGAGTACGTCAAGGCGGCCAAGAGCACGGGTCAGAGTCGCATGGCGACCATGTTCCGGCACGTGCTGCCGAACATCACGTCGATCATCATCGTGCAGGTCACGCTCTCCCTGTCGTGGGCCGTGCTCACCGAGGCCTCGCTGAGCTTCCTCGGTCTCGGCACGCCGCCGCCCGCCCCATCGCTCGGCTCGATGATCTTCGAGGCGCGCACGCTCGTGACGATCGCGCCGTGGACGATGATCGCGCCCGGTGTGATCGTGGTGCTCCTCGTCGTCGGCCTGAACCTGCTCGGTGACGGGCTGCGCGACAGTCTCGACCCCCGGAACAGAGGAAAGCGATGA